Below is a genomic region from Augochlora pura isolate Apur16 chromosome 2, APUR_v2.2.1, whole genome shotgun sequence.
gattattattattattattattattattattactattattgctattattacgatgattattattaccattatttttattactatttttagtaCTACtactcttattattatttttattataattgtcactactattatttttattattattattattattacgattattgattaattattgccGCGACTACTGACGCGGATCgtattattaatggaaaaagagagaaattatGTATGGCCGGAAGCTAGCTGAATCCGTCGGACCACGtgatgatgataatgaaaatgttaatgatGATGctaatgatgatgatggtgaTGACTatggtgatgatgatgatgatgatgatgatgatgagaATGATATTGTGAGGCACGTAATTCTCGCGAAGCGAATCTCGTTGTCGACATTCAGATCAGGAACTGAAGTTTCGgttggagagaaagagagtgagagagagcgaggagagagagagagtgatatactaaagagaaaaataacaaaaattaagagtgcgagagagagagaatgagagggagagagagagagagagagagagagagaagagtgtGTGAATGGCAGAAGAGTCAAGTCCTGCTGCAGCTACTATGACCACTACCCCTAAGTAGATTAAACGCTACTTTGCCGCTGATCTAATTGTTTACTGTCACGTGTTGCTGTAAACCTAAACTAACGatacgatatattttatttatataatctaatcgactgtatttattgtaaatagtCACGATGTTtgctatgatataatatatctgtAATTGGATGGAAACCTGCCTGAGACTGCGCCCAGCCCTGTCCTCTATTATCTATGTCTCCCTGTGCTCACACGCACGGACACACACGCACACTGCCACGCGTGCTGCGCAAATCGGATCGTCCAATGTCTAATTCATAGTTTTCCAACCGAGCCTATTCGATTTCAGTTTCTAATTACTTCGCGTTCTTCTTTCGatctaattttctaaaactcGAAAATCGCGTGCCAGTCTCATAGAAATTCGGATAACAGAGATGGTTTACcatgatacatttttaatggGGTTGCAGCCTAAAACATAGTTGGAAAACTATGGTCTCATTCATTCGGCTATGTCCACGTCGCTTTCGATGGGATACAAAATTATCGCGACGAGAACTAACCCTTCCTTTATCGCAGAGCTTGCTAAACTATTATGTTGCACAAATCTTGAAGTATACAAATTACTTACAAtacttttcattatatttcacATTAAATTTCATACCACTTTCTAATTATTGTCGCTGCAAAGAAGAGGAATTAATTCTCATTCGCTAATTGTACGAACAGAAATATTCATGCaagcaaattaatattataattgttattataattaaatcgtaGTTCATGTTCGATGAGGAAAGGAATTACTATAGTCGACAGACATTATTATCAACGATCAAAAGCGACAGGGGCATCAGAGATTAGGACGATCGACCGATTCAGTTACACACGTACACGCGAATGCGCGCGCGAGTGGACAGGCGGatctatatatgtatgtatatgtatacaaggGAACGATCAAAGTTGGCGGGGGAATTCGTGGACGAACAGGTGCAAGCACAGTTACTTAGGGTATCTGGGCGACTAGGAGAGATAAAGACAGATCTGTATCGCGTTCAACGAGCTATTATTAACGATGTCAATACATTTTTGTCGTCCCGCAACGAACGAAATTCCGGTGCACGTCATGTTGTCGGGACTATGCCCTCTCACCACCTCCCCACACCCCCTCTATTCATCGATTtcacgagaaaaagaaaaaaaatgcaaaagcTAGAGAGAATCTCGTTTCGGGAACACTTTCGAGAACGACAGAGCACACGACGGCCagagataattttttataaatgtatttttttcctTGCGGCGTTCGCGACGATCCGTGGATCGGCGATCGTCGCGGATGCTCTCGAAAGAGTTGTGAACAAAATGATACGATGGAAACGAAAATGGGAAAACAATCCGGAgagagaacaaaaaaaaaaagaaagaaagaaacgtgGAACTCTGATCGCCGCCATGACAGGCGCACACCGTGTCGCCACCCAAAAACCAAGCATGTCCAATAAACTTACAATATTACTATCATtaagtacaatatattaagtgttttcagaaaatatatgatctatatatgataataaaaacgGGAAAACGTTTCATCGGCCAGTTTCTTATTCTCTCTTCTCGATCCTCGTGTATCGATCCTTCGCCCTCAGCCTCTACAATTACGACGGTACAATCGTAGAATtgttttactatattatttgcTAAAGAAGCGAGATGATTTTCATCTGTTGGATCGGCGCTCCTTTAATCTACACAGGATGCAGAGGGCGAAAGAAAAGTTCATTACCTAAAAGTCAATGATTGAACGTTacttatattgtattattataaagaaagaTAGTAAAATTGTGAAACCATGAATATCCTTCATCCTCTCATAGCGGGCTTTTAACTTTTTCTTCtatatcatttcatttaaaaatttcgcgCACGCGGCGTTATATGATCTTCGTTAACTTACTAGAATTATGAAAATCAGCAGAGCTGTTATGCTTATGGCATGCACGTGCGACTTCAGCAAAAGCGCGGCGTTTCGAAGACAGCCGACTTTGAACGCTACGGCTTCCGTCATAATTATACACTAAAAACGTTAATAAGAAATCGTGGTTTAATTGACCTACAGACGTCTACTCTCCTTCGctaaattttcgtaaattaatcGAGTCCAGGAGCAAACGATTTtggacaaaattaattacttgatCGATGGCTTTGGCGCAACAACTCTTGGGGATACTGATGTGATAATTGGCCCAGTCTTTCGGTGACTTAATCCCGCAGCactttaactaaaataaagatttctgttaatatataaatcgtaCAAAGCGACAGGAAGAACGTAAAATAGAAGAGACTTTTTAGCACGGTCTCTTACGTATCTATGGGTGCTATCCCAAGACCTTCTGTACGATGGCGAGGAATCGTAATTTTTCATGGCGGCGACCATGTCCGCCTGAATGTTCTTCAGAATTTCTTCGACGATCCAAAAGCTCGACACGGCGGTTACGAAGATAATGGAAAGGAACAGTAAGCATAGAGACGCGTACTAAAATCAAAACAACgttctatattaattactacaGGTTAATTAACACGTTACCCGCCGCTTCTGAAGCAATATAACGCTCTATAAAAGAAAcgtctttaaaaaatagtaattaacgTAGGtaacgtgttaaaatatttttgtctaatGATAGAGTTGAACTAACGATCTTCAAGTATAGCCTTCGTTTTCGAACGAGACTGATTATCCCGAGTAACGACGTGAGGGCGCCAACGAGACCGACGAGTAGCAAAGTGATCAGGAATATCCGATGTCCGATCAATCGGGACATTATTCTTTCGTCAGCGAGAGTCCACACCGACATTACCACGCCAACTATGCCTGCAAGCTTCATTTATTGTAAGAAAAGTTAAACGAACGTTCCAGGTAGAAACGTTTCTTCCATTAGATGGAAGATGTCTCTTTTCAAAAAGCtgaaaagtttttattttctacatataTCGTTGATGGTACTATTCCTTAAGGGTCTtgtaagttatttatttaattaagttatttattGCTCACGAATGTCGTCGCGTTGATCGACAAGAAAACGTTCCTAACGCAGACGTGGAAGAAATGGTCGCGAGGGAAACGGTTGAACCGCATTCCAAGGAATCGCGGCACTTTCTCGGTGGAGGCGGTGGCATTGCTATCGGTGACATCGTCGTCTTCCGTTTCCGGTTCGTCCTCGCTTTTGCCGTCCCCGTGGTGTCTCGCACCGGTGAAGAAATTGTTCCAGTTCATGTGCCTTCCAGCGACCTGAAATTTATCGagaaaaacaaatgaatgaaagCGAAcgaatgatataaaaattcgcgttGTAGGTACATATTCTGATTCACCCCTCCCCTTGTCCGTGAAAATAGAAGACTATATCaagctatataatatataaagctATTTGGAAGAGGAATcgttatgaatattaaacagtataaaacttcgataatttaattatttaaaagtattttgtaCCGGCACTTTTGTTGGTAATTCTTATTGAAATAATGGATTTATTAATCGTCGATACCGATTCATTGAAACCAAGCGCCGTTCCTGACAGACAGCGCTCCTTGCGGCGAAATCTCGAAGctccgtacagcgccaatcAGTATCGCGGCAAAACGCTGAAACTTCTAGCCAAATCaagtatatacatgtatataacTAATTTGGCTAGCAGTTTCAGCGTTCTGCCGCGATACTAATTAGCGCTGTACGAACTCCGAATTTAGTCTCGATTTTCCCCGCAAGGGGCGCCGGACGTCCGGGAATCCCggactttttaaaaattccaagatGTTCGGGATTCCctggaaaatgtaaattccgGGAAATGCGGGATCTCGGCTGCGCAGCATATTCccatatactatttataatactattttgtttctacataaaattctattcaactGCGTCGGGAATGTGGAACATTATTAGCTAGAAATAGAACTTATCTATCGGGGCGATAGAAAAAGTAGAGAAAATTATCATAGCACGTATAAAGTATATCTACGTGTTCGTGCacataatgataaaattacaTACGTGTATTatagatagaaatataaaCGCTGCAGTATGATTCACTTGCaagcattaaataattcttcggtTCATAGTATAAAAGATAACACGAATGTAGATATCGTTTAGCGTGCATCTCCTACCCTGCTCTACTAACCCCACTCTACCTACCCTACTCTACCCACGCTTAAATGTGCTGGTGGACCTGTGGACGTCATCAGTATATCAGTGTGCTATGTATATCGAcgttgtatgtatgtatataattggCTGTGTAGGATGTCTTGCTGAGATTTGAACAGTTTTATTCCATTGTTCTGCCAATATTCATTCCAATATGTTACGGACAGGTGCTATCTATTGTGTTGTGCTATTTGTTTGCTCGTTGATTGGGGTTATAAATGGTTACGCGATTCATTCCGAAGAGAAGCTGGACGAAGACTTCATTGCTCCTCGCTACACACATTACGAGGAGCTTAAAAAGTTGTTCACCTCCTTGTCCGAAAAGTATCCTAATTTGGCCAGAGTATTCTCCGTAGGGAAGTCCGTAGAGGGCAGAGATCTGTTGGTTCTCGAAATCTCCGAAAATGTCAACCAACGAAAGTTGGGTGAGCCAATGGTCAAATATGTCGCCAATATGCACGGCGACGAAGCCGTCGGCAGAGAGCTGTTGGTTTATCTCGCTCAATATCTTCTGCACAATTATGGCAAAGACGAGCGTATCACGAAGCTGGTGAACAATACAGATATCTTCCTTATGCCGTCTATGAACCCTGATGGCTTTGAGAAATCAGAGGTAACGTTTAAATCTTACTGTGTATGGTTTGTCTTTGTAGTTTGTATTTGGTAACAAGCAttgatcgaatttttatcacattAGGAGGGGAAATGTGACTCTAAGAAAGATTTCTCGGGACGTGAGAATGCGAATCATGTTGATCTGAATCGAGACTTTCCAGACCAGTTTGATAGTAGAACCAGTCAACTACAAAAAGGTGGCAACATATTGGACGGACGTCAAAATGAGACGATAGCTGTGATGACATGGATCGCTAAGGAACCTTTTGTATTGTCTGGCAATCTTCACGGAGGGGCTGTTGTAGCCAGTTATCCATACGATTCTGGGTAACAAATAATCAAATCATAATTTAGCTTCATATCAAATGCCATTCTGGGTTGATTTTAGTACTGTATTAgagcatttatttaatcaaaatat
It encodes:
- the LOC144478407 gene encoding CD151 antigen; this translates as MKLAGIVGVVMSVWTLADERIMSRLIGHRIFLITLLLVGLVGALTSLLGIISLVRKRRLYLKIYASLCLLFLSIIFVTAVSSFWIVEEILKNIQADMVAAMKNYDSSPSYRRSWDSTHRYLKCCGIKSPKDWANYHISIPKSCCAKAIDQCIIMTEAVAFKVGCLRNAALLLKSHVHAISITALLIFIILVMNFSFALCILCRLKERRSNR